The genomic window gtTCATTGTTAGGTCAAGGGCTTTTCAATGTAGTACCTTTCCCCGGTATGTCccggcatttgaaaaaaatataaccaagtgtttacaaaactttataaattaaaattaattaaaacgttatcaaaaatattctcacctaatttcattaagataccttacccactgaccgatattttctgcATAAAGCCAACTATAAGCACTGAGGTCCTCATATTCGTAatatgagttttgaaaaatttagatGAGAGGTGCTACACTTCAATGCAGAATTTGCGTATATTTTAATTCTGAGatcataataataacaataataccAACGATTACCTCCCtgccgcccaaccgacgcgaggggcgcaatcaaCAAGAATTAGGTTAaagtaagtttattatttttaaatgttactttgTTAAAAGTAGATAAAAGTCCGTTAGATCAAATGtgattgaatgaaaaaatggaaaaatttattctagaaaattttaaaagtaaaggcCGACGGcgacgttaaaattaatatcacaCAACTGACCCATTCataagttttacaagaaatattatagaaTACTTTCTGATATAATTTAACACATTAGTCTGCTAATCTGCCCACTGTAGCGTTCTTAGAACTACTCCACGCTAGACAGTAAGCGAGGGAATAGTCTGCGTCAGCATTTTCCCAACATCAACTGGCAAACTCTtcgctacaacaacatctgCGCGGTAACAGCGATTCACCTGTTGtctaaacaacaaaaacaggtgcagttaaacaacaacaacagcatcaggTGCAGTAGCAGCAGTAACGCCAAAATTGTGCCAAGTGTAGGGAAATTAGGCAGGGTTCCTAAGTTCAGTAGTAATTCAGAACAACAGCACATAGTGCTGAATAAATAATTCATACTATAAAAATTCGGAGTTTATCAACAGCACATAGtgctgaataaaaaaattatattacaaaagTTTAACTTggttttaataataaacaaaacttgAACAACAGCACATAGTGCTGAAGACTAATTTATATGGAATTTCCCCAAATGTTCAATTTTAACATTGAATCGtattcaaaaatgatgtttTATCCTTACAGTAAGAAATAATTATTCTTCTGATGTGTGAGAGTTGTCGCACTTTTGGTAACTTTGGTAACTTCGGGTGGATAAACGTTTAATTGTTTGGGAGATatgaaaattaaacttaatacccacttttcgaaatttttttaatcactgCTGACCCAGCTGTGAtactctgtaccaaatttgtaACTTGAATTGGCAAATATTTTGAAcactttgtttttcaattaacgGCATTTTGTGGACATGGCAAGGGTTCGGTTTTGTCCACCTGCAGTATCAACCTCTTAGTAATTTAATAATACTATTTTTACATATTACTATTTTGTTGATGTTTTTGAAGCTTACGTCgcctgttaaaaatatttaaaaatcaaatacatattttctaaaaattattttaataatttttcatatacacatatggtcaaaataataagcaCATTGCTTTAGGCTGCAGCcataattgaattttgaatgtTTAGTGAAGTACACGAATGCAACTACgggttgattttattaaattcgatATGGTAGTACCTTTTATAGTGAAAAGAAAATGCTGAATCCCCTCTTTGAAGTGGGCGTGGCAATTAATTGTTGATGTTCGTTTTCTaagttatcaaaataataagtacattgttaattattttaagattttcagcAAATTGGACGATTTATGGTATTGGTTTGCTCTTTCGGTTGTATAGCTCCATGTTTAAAACGcattaataactaaaaaattgtatagatGGGGTGCGGAGAAAAAGGATATCGTCTTAAACCTCAGAAAAGAGGGCCAAAGTCTTACGACTATCGCTAAAACATCAGGACGTTCATTGTATTTCGTGCAGAATGCCCAAAGGATTAAAAAGAATGTTGAAACTCGCGGTCGACCAAAAAAGACATCAACAACAACGGACAACCGTATCGTCACTCTTAGTAAAAAGGACTCATTGATATCTTCAAGGATAATATCAGCCGATATTGGTAGCATAACGAAGGCTACATAGAGCTAATTTAGTTGGCAGAATAGCCAGAATAATaccataattacaaaaaaaaattgagataagATTACATTTTGCGAGATATCATTCAAATTGGTCCGGCCCAAGTGATGAGAAAAGGTGGGCGCAATATCTCgtggaaacaaaaattaatttgttcggAAATGATGCCTGACGGAACGTTTGTCGCCCGAAAGGCAAAGAATTGCATCCACAGTATACAAAAAAGACCGTTAAACGTGGCGGCAACATAATGGTCTGGGGCTGCTTTTCGTGGTATGGTGTAGGACCAATACATCGTATTTCAGGCGCCATGAATAGGTTTCAAAACACGATGCTGCCATATGCTAAGGAAAGTATGCCACTAATATGGAAATTTCATCAGGATAATGATCCTAAGCATACTTCGAGGTTGGTATAAGATAGCATCCAGGACAATGATGTGGGTTCTCTTAAATGGCCATGTCAATATCCCGACTTGAATCCAATTGAAAACCATTTGGGGGAGCTAAAGCAACGGATTAGGAAGCAATCGTTCGAAAATAAGGACCAGTAgggaattttgttgaaaaaacttGGTATGAGATTTCAATTGATACGTGCCGCAAACTTATTTCCAGTATACCAAAACGAATctcaaaaggaatttaaaataatgGTGGATATACTAGATACAGAtgaaagaagtaaataaaaatcaaatagtgGACCGAAAACTCAaactaatacattttttcattcacaGATACCTGATGTAGTTATTATTTTGTCCAGCAATTTTTTTagtctttttattatttgctagaaatttaagGCCCTATTTCaactattattacaaatatctttatttttgttatttaagtcatatattatattattatttttctttaaacatgAATAAAAGAGAATTTATTAGTCATTGAATGATACACGGGcgtatgtacttattattttgaccagGTGTGTACACTTTTAACATTATGTACATACTGCACACATTGCTTTATAGTTAggcaataaaaaacaattttttaaactgcATTGACTTTCCAGCACTGAAAGAGAGTATGTGAAGCTTGCATTATTGagagaaaaaaacaaatgatGTCTTTTGCCTTCGTTGCAATTCAAATAAACCACTTACATTGCTGTAAATGATATCAAACAATGTAAATGCAATAGGTCACTCGTTGCTTCGGTGATATCaggtatgtacttacatatgtaaagctatacacatgtatatacaaaaataaataaataatgtgatGGCATTTACCGTTAGTAAATCGAATATGTAGTTTTACAATCTACAATGCATGTCAAAAGTTGCTTGTTGAAGAAacagtaaattttgttttgatcaCATCAACGTCTGCCGAATGTAAACAAACAGTCTCCAAAAACTataagatttttcaaaaattaaattaaggcTAATTGATTGGCCGTGGATTTTATGTTTCTGGacgtatatacttacatataatgtAAATAGAAGAAAAACTTTACTTAAGGAAGAAAACGTGGATTTAGAAAACCACTTGGTTAGGATCAACGAGAAAGACACTGCCCAATTAATTGTCCCATTTTGAAAGCTAATGCATAGAATCTTTTTAGACAAATTTATCCGAATAGAACTCCAAAATATTAAGTCAGGTCTGTTCCGATAAAAACTACGTCACCCCTTGTGAAAAGACTAAGCCAGGCAGAAAAATGCGTAAGAAAAGAGTTACGTGTATGTTATGCACTACTTCTTAAGGGTTCGACAAACTTAAGCCACTTGTGATCGGGAAAGTTTCCAAGTCATGTCACAGAAACTTCAGCCAATAAAAATGACAAAACTTTCTTCACGCAATCAGTTATTGACATCTACTGTGGTTCAATAGGGATTATTGCAAAGACACGACTTTCGTCAAGTCATTTTGCTATTATAACTTGCATAGAATGAACATTACTAAACTGAGATAATCATCACCCCTCTGTGGGTGCTTTGTCCACCAGATCTTTCTTATAAACGCATATTCGAACAGACACAaaagtttttgacaaaatttacgCCTGATTGTATTCTATCAGCGGAAGAGATTACTGCATGGAATGCTGACATAGGCACGAATGAAGACCATTACGATGTTTCCGAGGCATTCCGTACAATGAAGCGTTTTACTTAAATGATATTACTTGAATAAGTACAATACAAAGTTCtctaacaaatatacatatttcacaaCTATTCGTACTGCGATCGGACATAGTAAAATTGTATTCGGATTAAAGCCTTCATCAGAATAAGGTTACAGATAACACTtgaatacatattaaaaatatatacatatctatatattgtTTAAATACACATGCATGTTTCATATTGCTGTGATCATTTTacgatttgtttttaaaaacaactgtcccaaaacaacaaaaactaataagaatttataaactcacatatttttcaaaattttcttgacacacatgttataaaattttatcagTTTAACAAAGATAATATTCAACGAAATTTTACCTAAATACTCATGTCCGGTTATAGGAATtggtttcagtttgtatggaaaaatgagcaaaaacacTGATTTTTGGTCATTTTCAAAGGGCTCCCTACAGGTTTATAGGGGCTCTAGGGGGTCGAAGGTgggtttattaaaaagttcgatCCTTCCTCTTTCCAACAAGGGGGCGTGAGGGGGTAGCCAAAAACGAAGTTACCTATactgttttaaaattacataaaaatattaacacattttcatttttagttgttttaaatgcaatttaaatatcattttatcTAAAACAAgctttgtaattaattattgactattttataataaatagaaaaaatttagaagTAGTAACAAAATTGTGGGCTTTTAATACTTTCCAAAAAACTACGAAATTCCCTCATATTTTGccttaataatattaatttttcgaaatatttctttgaaGCAATTAATAACggctattatacatacatagttttctACAACATTCAGGGTAATTCCTCCTAAGCATTATATGAGGCCAACATAAAAATGAACTATGCATCACGCTGTAAGTGACGCGTAGCCGAAACGcacaaacattttcgaaaattttatgaaaaggaAGACACTACAACTCAACTCGAGTTGCTGCACTCTTTTCCTTAGTGTGATCGCACAGAGTGGTACCAAAAGATAATTTGCCGATAATGAGTGACAAGAGTCCTCATGTAAACGCCATCTTAGCAAGCATTGTGACGTAGGTTTTTTAAGATAAAACAGCAttgataaaaacgaaaaaaagagcaaaaataaaattaggcGGCGCTTAGACGGATATGCGGCCCTGTATCAATAAGTACGCCAAAAAAGTAGAGTCAACGGTGTTGAGATTATGGCTCAGTatgtgaaatatgaaaataaagctttatatgaatatgaaaatatgaaaagaaagctTTACTGAGCGAAAATCAACCTTGGATTATCATTTGATAATCATTGTTGGGATCTTATAGAATATTTCCAGAAAGATGCCCTGTTAAGAAACCAAAACTATTcaataaaaaacgaattatttaataattctgTAAAGGTTTGAAACcattttgatttcaaattttcagatTTGTTTGTACTATGTAGAAAACTCTTAATTTTTCTGGAACTATAATAGTTTTTcggtttatttaatataaaatgttttataaaatttggtttactttcaataaaaaaggactgcaaaatattaatacatCATTACTGATATgctatggaaaaatttttaaaacaaaaggcATTCCttattgaaaattgaaagaTTCATTTTATTCTTGTTGTAACTCtagatttcaatttattttattttttaaagcgcaACTCAcgtttttaatatatgtaaatgtaaacaaacaaatatcatACAATAAAAGTTATGTTTTCTGTATTTCAATACACATACTATTACTTCacaaatgtatattatataaaaatgtatgtgaattgtgtctaatataaaaaaaaaatcttgtacTCGTTGTTTTTGGCAATCTATAAAATCTatgttaattttacaaaataaaaacttttttcgttCAGAATTCATTAcataaatgtttaatattaattGCTCACAAAAGTATTCCGAGCTAGTAAtgacatataaatttatttacgaataataaTTGCTAGCTTCAGTCACACATTTCTTTTTAACGATTAtctaaagataataaaaataacccaATCAGGTAATACTTCGGAATAGTGTCTTCCGCTATTTCTCAGTCACAAAAGGCATTATTTCACAAAACTCATATTATTAATTCAAAAGCCATTAAGTGTAAAGAACTTGTAAgttttttggcaaaaacttCAGAAATTCAGGAAAATTATGAAACACCTAGTGACGATTCTCttacgaaaatttaatttttttaaggttgGGGCTTAAAATTAGCTAGAGGCGGTTTTCACAATTGTATTCTCCAATCAAAATTTGTGatacaattgaaaattattattattaaattgttttgctACTGATACTGACAACTCAGCAAttctggaaaaattaaaatgttaactttGTTTTCCACATACTCTTTCTTACAAAAATTACGTTCAAACTTTACACTGCGGTTCAAACAAAATTCGgctattatattaaaaattgtcatTTCGATATATcccagtaaaaattaaatttaaacatgaatgaaaaaaacatgtaattataatttcaatGCATTACAGGAGGATAATGCTCATTTCCTGCAGTATCATACGAGCCTTATAAAGCAAATGTTATCACTTGCGAGTTCATTATTTGTAGAGTAACGTAAGAAGCACGAAACCTCCCACTTGACTGACCAACCCTAATTGattacatttctaaacattctCCCGGACAAATGACAGCAGCAAATCTAACACATTTGCAACTTATTACATATTATAacaggaaaaaaactgaaaatgaatTGTAAGCACTCTTTAATTAAATGCAATGTTATTTCAAGGTTGTATAACAAGGCAagatatttacaaacataaaataacacaaatattttgtaacctgaataaaatttttcacctGATTACACAAACCACGTAATTAAAAACTCCACGTACTTTACGCTGCCACGTTCTATCCTCTACTAAATTTGTACACAAAAAACGGAACAAATTGTTATCTTGCAAAGAGTTCAATCTGCCACGTTCTGtttaatactaaataaaaattattaaagtatCATCAATTACTATCAACTACCGCATTTGTTATCACTTAATTCCATATATACTACGTTATCGCATTTTCTGTTGCattacacaaatacacatatgaCATTCGCAAAGTAGAGCTAATTAAATGGCGACGTTAGTCCAacccaacttattttttaaacgtCGAAAAGAACTTGAGGAAACTATAAATTCATACTTTAGTACAAGGGCATACATTTTAACTAACGAACAAAACATGGTATAACTatgcaattttattgaatttctaaCTGCTATAAATGTTAGCTATTGTCaccatgtaatttttttaaataattcccAAAACATAGTTTAGCATTTTATAATCAGCTGAACACACTAGACAACAATATGGTGCAGACTTTCGAATGTTACACCCCGTTCAAAGTAGGCAATTTTGAAGAAGCCTTAAAAGTTACTAAAGCTGTCTACGATTGGCAATATGTCTGCTTTCTTGTCAAAAAAATGTGATAGCAGAGAAATGTGAAAtgttaaagcaacaacaaagttatgGAATTGTATGGGGATATCCCATTAAAGTGGTTTAACTTCTATCTTCAATCCTATTTGAAAACATGGATTCAAAGGCCTTAATCCTGCATCTACAGACTGCTGAatagtcaattagcaggtgttctgaaGTTACAGGCCCCATTTCGCAAAACCAGAAATTGTCTGAAGCTTGCTGTACATTTGTTTAACTCCACTTCATTCATTGCTCCTTGCAAATCTGAGTCTTCTTGCAAAGTCTCATCCGCTTCACCCATAACTTTATATACTCTGAACGACTATATAAGGGATTGTGCAGCAAGCACAGCTTTAGAGAGAATGCTGTCGTGTTAAGACCAATTGAGATATAATTAAGAAGTTATAATGATTATGATATAAAAGAGAATGTAAAAAATGGCACGACGCATGGTGTTTTGCACTTATCGCTAGTCGCTATCGCTAATCCAACAAAAAGCTTAAGAATGTATAGCATTCTGGACTTTCAATTGTGAATGTTTCACGAGTAAGTAGTTGCTTTCAAGTTGCAACACATTCTCACTTTTTTCtatcacattttcattttttaaactagAAATTTTTGTCGATATAAATTTTCCCAATCAAATTGTGTGCTAACTTTAAACTACAGTCAAAGCAACTGATAGGGTACTTTTGCAAACAAAAGGCATTGTTACCGTGGACTAGTATCAAAATCTAACAATATCAGTCAATTTATGTGGAAATGCAAATGcgtattttttttgattttttttagcaCTCAGAAAcacagaaataaagaaaagaataataaatatgaatatgtatatatatgcctTCAAGTTTTTCGCGTCAATAAATACCTTTCTTCGCCCAAGTTTTGCAATAAATTCACGTTTTTTTCCTGGCCACGGCATCTTGAAGCTGTGGCAATCAGCCTGATAATCAACCTACTTATTTGCAGCATTCATTACGGTTTTCAGTTTAATTATATTCTGATCGTGAACTGGAACGTTAAATTGTCACATATGTGCACACAACCTAAGCCGGATACAATTTATCGATGGATCGTTGTATCGATATTGTTGTCAGCTTCGATGTTTTACATAATCGATATTATAAAAATGCTTTCCATAATTGAAACTAAAATCCGCGTGTCTTACgttatttacaataatttaatgCGGTTTTTTTGAATATTGTGATTAGAAAATGAGTGTgacaaagtttttaaaatttattaatttatctagGATTAATGATTCCAAAGATTTTCTTGGTATTTCTCCTGGTGGTAGTAATGGAAgtgtaataattacattgagtagaaatattgttattgttgttaaggTAAGTACTAGGAAAAATTTATCTAAGCTTAGTGTGTTAAGctgtgattttaattttaagaagatatgcgtatatgaaaaaaaacatggaaattttagaatagcatttCCAAAATTCGAATTATAAATGGATGATATAGATTCGCCAGCTTAGGAATATACACTTAGCAGAAAAGGATTCCTCACTTGCACTTTAAGAGATCTGTAAGCAAATCAAGGATATTTAATAAGTgtgaaattttctaatattatatCTACCCTGGTTAATAACTTGTGGTATAACAGTTATTCCTAATCCCCGCTTCACATCTGCGTGGCAAGCTCtctattaaaatttatcatCTTTACAAAGGAAAAAGTTCTACGTTTCCTTTACACCTACCCAAAGCTTGTCGCAAgttgttaattttcttttcccAACCATTCCTTCGAAAACATTCCACTAGTTCTCGATCGTTATTAGATAAATTTACTGGCGTAGTAGGAATATGGCTACAATGTAATCCTTAGAGCTCCTGGGAATAGGTTCTTTGTTGGTCACTAGGCTTGAGTGGCGGCGCAGAGCGCGAACTAGGTACATATTACACAGCCTTATAGACTAACGACGCAGTGGTGCGTTGGTACGTAACTTGTTCTCCACTTCCTATGTGTCTTAAAACCTGAACAGGTGTTACTATGGAACAATCCTTTGCATGTATTACTCCTGGTGGAGGTGAGGTTTGGATGGAGCCTTCCAGCTAAAACGCAGCAGGAAAATTCCTCCGGTCCGGGTTGGACTCTATGACACCCCTGATGCCGAGAATTACTCTAATGGTGACAATCTTAACCTAAAACAGGATAAGGTCGCCAAAATAACTAGACTGTAAATACTCAATAAAttcagtaaatatatatataagtatctAAATTTGCTTAGAACTACTACTATGattaactttaaaaaatgttcatgaTGTTTAAAATGTATTGTTTTTCTTTCTAAGATATCCACGCAACAACAGATTTGTAGCTGGTCGACGCAAGAAAAATTGTCTTCAAAAGTTATCTTTGACAATTCAAGTAACAAATATGTAGGAATCTTCGGAAACCGATATATTCGTTGTTGGGACGCCTCTGTTACTGATATAAattcgataaaaaaatttaaggtacGTACTCAAGCACACTGCATCAACGAAAAATTACAACTTCTTCCAAAAACAGTTGCAGAAATATGTTGTGGATATCATACCAAGCATAGACGAACCAATAATTCTTTATAGTGACGGCTATTGGGATCGACTTTCAAAAGCTCTTTCATTACTAAGAGAATCACATTCTATTCCTGATTCATCGGAAACCGCACATCAAAAATGTGGTAACATTAAGGacgcaaatacaaatttttgtattgatgGAGAACAAGTTCTAACCTATTTTGTACCATCTGGAGACAGTAAGGAAATTGAACTTGTAATTATGCCATTAAAAAGTGGTGGAAAAAGAAAGAGTTTAAAAATTGGGCGAAAGGACATTACAGCCAGTTTATCAGGTTATGCTATAGTTGAAGGAGAGAATAATTGTGTATTGCTAACAATTTGTAAGTACCTCTCataattaccaaaaaatattattttaaatatatatataatcacgTTTCAGGGTCAGACCGCAGACTATTTCTACTTAACCTAGATGAATGCATGGAATCGGAACATTCTCCGGGCAATTTCGTAGCCGTTATTTCAACACTTAACGTTGATTCTCCACTATCGATTTTAGGAATAGCTAAGAATTGCGTAGCAATTTATGGTGCAAATAATAATCAAGAAGGCGCTtcgttattattatataatacacaGTTCAAAGTAGTCAAAGCACAACAGTATTTTAAAGTGTTCTTCGATTCTTCTCGCATTTGGATAATTGACGACAATATTCTGTTAGCTATGGGTCAAAATTTATCTGTTGTAACATACCGCATGCCCCAAGAACTTTTGGTTGATTTACTTGGAACTTATCATTGTGAAAACCCCATTAGAATTGAAGGTGATCTTATAAATGAGGAGGATTATCTTCAATCTATTTGCTCATATAAAGAAAATGTATCCCCTGTGAACACAAGTAACTATGAGTCCCTTACGAATATTCAAGATTATAGAAATCATCTTCCAACATCCCATGACACTTCATACAATTACTATGATTTAAGAGAAAAAAGTAAGCCGTTTATAAAAGTTGATCAAGGGAAATGCTTTCTAAATAATACAATTACTGTGCAGGAATCGAAATTGGAAACAGATCTAATCAACAGAACActatttgagttttttattcATCAATTAGAAAATTATGGAACTACTAAAGAAGAAGTTTCAGAAAAACTTCtttttttgttggaaaaatGTGGGGCCACTTCTAAAATGACGAGCTTATTAAGTCGATTGTCAAGCGCGCCTTTATCTGTATTTGCTAAGGTTTTTTTCTCTATTCTTATGAAAAGGAGTTCCAACTCTACATACGAAAGTTTTACTGCGGCCATGTTAAGAGCGTGTTGTCTTGAAACCGGCATTCAACCATTACAAGCtgctaaaattaataattttagaagTGATTTGAGTTCATTTGATTTGATATTCCTACTTGATTACTTTTATAATCAACTTAGCCAACTATCAACGTCATCCTCCGAAATCTGCAATATGAAATTAGAAATGAGAATCttttattggtttgatattttGCTAAATGCATATTTTCAGCAGCTGCTATTGTCAAAGGATAATAAAGTATTTGAATTACTTTTGAAGTGGGCggatttaatttcttcataccgaaatcaaataaaaatgctgGAAGACTTAGAAACACGACTTTATAACCTTGTCCAAAAAGAATACTTTGTAGAAAATTCAAACTCCTTTCTGTGGTACAGCATTGAAgatttatgtttttgaaataattaccGAGTTAgagaaatgttttaaatttctttaatgtaTGTTAAATGTTTTAAGTTTCTTTCAATTGCGTAATAAGACCAACTCTTCAGCAAACTATATTTTACAACAAGAGTTTACTATCGTCTTTtcgatatttatttaaaaaaattttcgtgaacgataaaaataataaaatatactgaATCTTTATACTGTTAGCTTTGTATTAAGATAATTGTATAAGTCaaactgttttgaaaataaacaaatttgtagTAATTTTGTACTAGTAAATgttacattaattaattaacaataaaGAAGTTGTGCGATAAATTTGGTGGCcagattttaagttttaaataataacGGTTTAATAACTTTCAGCATCTGTGAAATAGGATATCATCgttaagcaaatatatatattggatAAGAAAAAAGTGCACAATGAATTCAAGGCTTAACGAATCAATTAGAGAAGATGTCAGATTTCTACGCCACCGGAATTGACACGGCCAAGAGCGGttatttcggcgatctaaccctgTTTGGATCGGTGAGTTTTAGATCAATGCCCCTATTGCTGTTTTCAACCCAACTGCATTTcagtcgaagtttaaaaattcagtaTTGCCAATTTCAACTCAATCcgtcaaaaaaaattgcggttgAAGTATGAtcgaacttcaactttttttggtattgcggttttca from Bactrocera tryoni isolate S06 chromosome 5, CSIRO_BtryS06_freeze2, whole genome shotgun sequence includes these protein-coding regions:
- the LOC120778822 gene encoding uncharacterized protein LOC120778822 codes for the protein MSVTKFLKFINLSRINDSKDFLGISPGGSNGSVIITLSRNIVIVVKISTQQQICSWSTQEKLSSKVIFDNSSNKYVGIFGNRYIRCWDASVTDINSIKKFKLQKYVVDIIPSIDEPIILYSDGYWDRLSKALSLLRESHSIPDSSETAHQKCGNIKDANTNFCIDGEQVLTYFVPSGDSKEIELVIMPLKSGGKRKSLKIGRKDITASLSGYAIVEGENNCVLLTIWSDRRLFLLNLDECMESEHSPGNFVAVISTLNVDSPLSILGIAKNCVAIYGANNNQEGASLLLYNTQFKVVKAQQYFKVFFDSSRIWIIDDNILLAMGQNLSVVTYRMPQELLVDLLGTYHCENPIRIEGDLINEEDYLQSICSYKENVSPVNTSNYESLTNIQDYRNHLPTSHDTSYNYYDLREKSKPFIKVDQGKCFLNNTITVQESKLETDLINRTLFEFFIHQLENYGTTKEEVSEKLLFLLEKCGATSKMTSLLSRLSSAPLSVFAKVFFSILMKRSSNSTYESFTAAMLRACCLETGIQPLQAAKINNFRSDLSSFDLIFLLDYFYNQLSQLSTSSSEICNMKLEMRIFYWFDILLNAYFQQLLLSKDNKVFELLLKWADLISSYRNQIKMLEDLETRLYNLVQKEYFVENSNSFLWYSIEDLCF